DNA from Helcococcus ovis:
AGTAAAAATTATATTGTTTTTCTCGAAAAAAGCATTCACTTCTTCAAAGAATATATTGCTAATATTTGATCTATTTAAAACAAACATATCATTAATAGAAATTATCGTTTGTAATAATTTGTGCTTTGCTTCTGGTAATTCTTTTAAGGAATTTACTTTTACAAACAACACCCCATTATTAAGCATTACACCGTTTCTGTTAATAATTATATTCATTAATTCTTTTCTTTTATTGGAATTAAACTCAAAGCCAGACATTAATAAATCATTAATAGTATAACCCATATCACTAACTTGAGCAGGAACTCCGTTTTTCGTTTTTATATATACTTGAGTGTAATCATTGTGTCTGTCAAGAAAAGGAGTAGTTATTTCTATTAAATTATCGTTTATACTTGTTTGAGTGATGTTATTATACAACCAATCAGTATATTCTTTAATATAATCCATTATAATCTCCTTTAACTTTATTTTAATATATACATATTATACCATCTAAAATTAAATTAATAAACAATAAATAAAAACACCCCTACCACTCTCACCTGGTAAGGGATATGTGAATAGAGTATATTGCTATACATCTCTTAACAACAATATTATAGCATATACTCGTTTCGTTGTACACAAAATACATGAAAGGAGTATTTTTTATGGCTAAAAGATTAAAATTACCTAATGGATTCGGTAGTGTTTATACACTAAATGGTAAAAGAAGAAAAAAATATGCCGCACGAATTACTATTAACTCAAGTCCAGATGGCAAACAAATTAGGAAATATATAGGCTATTATGCAAAATATGCTGATGCATTAAATGCTTTATCAGAATATAATACAAATCCCTATGATGTTGATCTAAGTAAATTCACTCTTTTAGAGTCTTATGAAAATTACAAAAAATGGAAATTTCCAGATTTATCAAATAGTTCTATATTAGGCTATCAAGCTGCTTTTAATCATGTATCAATTCTTCATAATAAAGCACTGATATATATTACATCTGATGATTTACAAAATATACTTGATGATAAAAGTATAGGTAATGGAATTAAAAGAAAAATCATAGTGTTGTTTAATCAGTTATATTCATACTATTGCGAAGATATACCTCAATTAAAAAAAATAACCAATAAACTTAGAATTAAATCATTTGTTAAAATTGATAATGCTGATGTAAAAGAAAAAGTATTTACAATGGACGAAATACAAACATTATGGGATAACATAAATAATTTTAATGATTTAGATATAATATTAATACTTTTATATACTGGATTTAGAATAAATGAATTATTAATGTTAAAAACAAAAAATGTTCATTTAGAAGAAGGTTATTTACAAGGTGGAAATAAAACAAAAAATAGTATAAATAGAAAAATTCCTATCCATTCCAAAATTAAAAAATTTATTGAAAAAAGATATGATCCTGATAAGGAATACTTGATAAGAAATAAATTTGATGAAAGGTTTAAGTATAGTAATTTTAAAAGAGAGAGATTTGAAAGAATAATGACATCATTAAATATGAAACATACTCCTCATGATACAAGGCATACAGTTGCAACATATTTACAAATTAATGGTGCAGACAAAATTGCTATAAGACAAATATTAGGACACGCAGGTAAAGATATAACTGAAGAAGTATATACTCATGCAATAATAGAAAATCTATCAAAAAATATAGAATTATTAAAATAAAATTTTGTAGGCTACTTGTAGGCTACTTGTAGGCTACGTACAAAAATGCTCACGAATTGTGAGCTATATATACAACTAAAAAACGTTGGAATATAAGCATTCCAACGTTTTGTAATTTGTATGATATTATCTCTTTGAGAATTGTGATGATTTTCTTGCTTTCTTTAAACCTGGTTTCTTTCTTTCCTTCTTTCTTGAATCTCTTGTCAAGAAACCTGCTCTTTTTAATACTGGCTTTAATTCTTCATCAACTTCTAATAAAGCTCTTGATACACCATGTCTGATAGCTCCTGCTTGACCTGTGAATCCACCACCTTTAACGTTAACTTTAACATCAAATTGTCCTAATTTTTCTGTTAATTTTAAAGGAGATTTTGCTAATTCTTTAAGTGTTTCATATCCAAAATATTCTTCAATATCTTTTCCATTAATTGTGAATGTTCCTTGTCCAGGTAAAAGTCTAACTCTTGCTACAGCAGATTTTCTTCTTCCTGTACCGTAAAATTGTTCGCTCATGATACCTCCCTTAAATTTCTAATGCTTCCGGATTTTGACCACCATGTTTGTGATCCGGTCCTGCATAT
Protein-coding regions in this window:
- a CDS encoding DUF1829 domain-containing protein, producing the protein MDYIKEYTDWLYNNITQTSINDNLIEITTPFLDRHNDYTQVYIKTKNGVPAQVSDMGYTINDLLMSGFEFNSNKRKELMNIIINRNGVMLNNGVLFVKVNSLKELPEAKHKLLQTIISINDMFVLNRSNISNIFFEEVNAFFEKNNIIFTENISFIGKSRLQNSYDYVLPRTSNNPERIIDVVNSLDINKSKQIIFSWNDIVSTRKKGTLNIVIINDENKINEDSLNALKEYGIYPILWSLIKKEINILK
- a CDS encoding tyrosine-type recombinase/integrase; protein product: MAKRLKLPNGFGSVYTLNGKRRKKYAARITINSSPDGKQIRKYIGYYAKYADALNALSEYNTNPYDVDLSKFTLLESYENYKKWKFPDLSNSSILGYQAAFNHVSILHNKALIYITSDDLQNILDDKSIGNGIKRKIIVLFNQLYSYYCEDIPQLKKITNKLRIKSFVKIDNADVKEKVFTMDEIQTLWDNINNFNDLDIILILLYTGFRINELLMLKTKNVHLEEGYLQGGNKTKNSINRKIPIHSKIKKFIEKRYDPDKEYLIRNKFDERFKYSNFKRERFERIMTSLNMKHTPHDTRHTVATYLQINGADKIAIRQILGHAGKDITEEVYTHAIIENLSKNIELLK
- the rpsI gene encoding 30S ribosomal protein S9 codes for the protein MSEQFYGTGRRKSAVARVRLLPGQGTFTINGKDIEEYFGYETLKELAKSPLKLTEKLGQFDVKVNVKGGGFTGQAGAIRHGVSRALLEVDEELKPVLKRAGFLTRDSRKKERKKPGLKKARKSSQFSKR